The genomic stretch ACACTTTCTTTGTTAAGAAATTGACGAATAATAGATTTCATACTCACAAAACATATACAATCATGATAAAAGAAACTGAATACAAGCAATGTCTAAGAGCATTGGAACAAAGTGAGACCAAGCTCTTGTATAACCATGAAACGAGTGGTGGGAAAATGGTAACAACCAGTTTTACCAGTGAATGTCCCACTACTATAACAAGTATTAGTAACTAACCGGTCTTAGGAGCATCCTGGACGTATGGAAAAGAAGGTGATGCTACTAAGTTAACTTATGAATACCCATCAAAGCTGACCAAAAGCTATATACCGGATCGTCATTCCGGCGGAGAAAACCTCCAACTCAGGATCTGCCTTGGAAGCAGGTCCTTTTTTATTGTTTCCTAAATAATATATCTGTCAACTCATTGACGGGGATACCATGAAAATCGGCGAATTCCTGAAAAGTAATCAGGCTATGCTTTCCCTTTCCCAATTTTTTTCTTACCCGGTTTAGCACATTATAAGCATAGGACCTACTTCGCCCTGTGAAAATCATAATATCCTGAGCATAGATAACAATTCTATTGATCAGCATACATGTTTACTTGAACAAAAAAGGCAATTGTATCCATGGTCACATTGCCTGATAGCCGATACAGTAAAAAGCACCGGAAAAGCCATGCATGAATAGAAATGTAGTTGTCTTTTTTAAGAAAACAAACTAATACATCATTTTTCTTAAAAAAAGTAATACAAAAAGAGGGATATTCCAAAATAACAGAAGAAGGAACTGTAAGATCACAGTCCGGACAAATCAAAAAAGCATCGAGAGCAAGGCGCAATGAAAGTACTGCATAAAAAAACTGTTGATGTGTGATATCAGGTTGTCTGCCACAGGTATTCCACTGTGTACAACATTTTCTTGGAAAGCATTCTATTTTCTATTGAAATTTAGAATAACCCGGTCGCAAGTATGCCGGGATTCTTGGGCTAACCCCATACCTCGCCCCAGCTCCCGATATCACTTTGTTCATCGGGAAGAGGGAGTCAGTCAGTGCTAACGATGATGATGTGAATATGAGCAAGATCTTCAATACCATACTAATTCTCCTCTGGACCTATACCGGTCTGGATAAGCTGATCCGCTGGGATGCGAGCAGGAAGGCATTTCTGAATCAGCCGATGCCGAATGGGCTGGAGGAGGTTTTGGCCTATGCAGTGCCTATAGTAGAGTTGCTGATCGCCCTGCTCCTACTCTTTTCTATTACCCGATGGTGGGGATACTTAGGCAGCATTTTATTGCTGACGGTATTTACCACCTATGTGGGACTGATCTGGGTGGGGGCTTTCCCCAGGGTGCCGTGTAATTGTGCAGGGGTCATAGACAGTATGGGTTGGGCAGCGCATTTCTGGATGAACCTCGGGTTGATTGGGGTTTCGATAGTTGGAATGAGGTTAGAAAGTCAGAAAGATTAAGTCAGAAAGCTGAAAATTGGAGGATTGAAAGATTGGAAGATTAAATGCCGTAGGCATGGCAAATTCAATAGCCGGGGGATTTAACTCCCGGATTTGATGATAGCTAAAATTGATTGGCCTCGGGCCAAGAGAGAAAAAGATATCCCCGAGGATGGAAAAGTTGCGTTGGTCAACGGTCGACAGGTCAACTGTCCACAGTAGTTTGATCAAAATGATATAGTGCAGTCCAGCCCCGATTGATATCTGGGGAGAAGCAAGACAAATGAGCATGTGATCAGACTGAGACTCCTGCACCTTTATCCTTGCAGGATTTCGGTTTGCAGTGACGGCAAAAATGGAGTGGTAAGGAGGGCTTATCACTCCGCAGCCCTATAAAGGCAAGGATTGGCTTCAAAAAAGACAATAAAAGAGGTTCATTTCTCTTGATGGCTTGGGTTAAGAGACAAGCCAATGCCGATGGACTTCCTCAGGGAGATGCCGAAAACCCTTTTTAGAGTAGGTATTTAATTTTAAACGTTTTTGCCCTTTTTGATTGTCAAAAAAGAGTACATTCTTATGAATAAACTATCAAAACTGCTCCCTGCACTGGCATTGGTGCTGGGAGCAACATTTGCAGTAGCCTTTTCTTTCCCCAAGACCCAAACAGGCATGTTTGGGCTCGACGGAACAACCTGGTACGATGTGACAGAAACTGATCCAGATGAAGACACCTATGTGTGCGATCAATCTGACCCAGAAGGATGTCTTTATGATGCTCCTTTTGGAGTTGGAAGTCCAATTGGAGGTCCCACTCAGGGATTGAAGTTTATTGTCCAAAACGAAGACAATTTGATCGAGGCGCAGTAAGACTGGTTGGCCGGGATTAGTTTCCCGGCCTATTTTTCTTCAATTAATTTCGTTGGTTGGAATAGAAACCTGAAAATTTTCCGGTTTGGTATCAAATGTTATAAGTTCACCTCCAACAATTCTCCTTAATTGTTTCACCTCTGAATCCAGTGCATTAAATCTTTTTAAATCCCACCAGCGCTGCCCTCTGAATACCAATGATTTCCTTCGATGATCAAGAACCAGACTTAGCGCACTTTCTTGATCTAAACCTCCAACATATTCATATCCCTCAATCCTCATTTCTAGCAACTGATTGAGGAAAGCTAATCCTTCTTCCGTTCTTCCAGTTCGAACATTGCATTCCGCCAAGAGCAAAAGAATTTCATCCAATGCTATCCCTGTGAAGACATCGGGTCTACCGGTGTAATTTCCTTTGAATGATTGAAATCCAGCTCCATTTAAAAACAAAAGTTCCCTCCGGAAATCCGTGGTATCGTAGCTGTTCACTAATAAAGAATCCACAAAAGCTGAATTATTTGAGGCAACCACGGATATAGCAGTCATAGTTGTGAAAAGGACCACTTCAGAATTAAAGTTTGTAACCGGAAATGCGGGATTCATATTGAGAGAGGCATAATCCATGAGCTCAAAGTCTCCTTCAAGTATTTTTTCTCCAAAAGCTATCGCCTGCTCGTAATTCCCCAGGTATAAATGGATTCTTGCCATCAAAGCATAACCTGAATAGATACTTGGCTGCGTAGGGTAAGCAGTAGTCTGGCTGAGATACTGAAGCGAATTCTGAAGATCATTTAAGATAAATTCAAAAGCTTCGGAAGAAGTAAGGTTACCCTGAGGGTTTCCCAATGCAGACGATATCCTCAAAGGGATTTGGGTCTGCGAAACATTTGCAGCATTTGGATGAGGAAGAAACAGCATTGCCAATTCAAAATATCCATGCGCCCTCCAAAATAAGGCCTTGCCAAGCAAGTTGCTTTTTTCTTCTTCGGTCCAATCTGGATTTTCGGACAGCTTATCCAAAACGACATTCGAAGTAAATACTTTCCTATATAGGTTAAAATAGTCCTCTGGAATCTCATCCAAATTATACGGTGTAGTGTTCCATGCATAAGCCTGTTGTTGCCAGGGTGAATACCTCTGCACATTGGACTCCGTGGTCCAGAAATCATCAGAATAGATGAACGGAAGAGGTGCACTGACATTGACTCTTGAGTAATTGTCTAGTATTGCCTCGTATTCAAGGAAGGATTCGGGTACCAATATTGATTTTTGGGGTTTTGCATCCAAGAATTCCTCACATGATGTCAACAAAGCCAAGCAACAAAAACAGACAATGGCTGATCGTATATTTTTCATTTTTGTATAGTTTAGAATAAAACAAGCTTTAAAGCATGTTCCAATCCCTCAAACTGTTCATCTCGGGATTGAAACCATGCGGTTTATATTTGACTAAAAGTCAAGCTTAAGTCCAAAAGCCAAACTTTTTAAAGGTCTTGCATTTTGGAAATCAGGGTCAAGGGGATCCGATGAAGCTTTCCAGATAATTCCAAGATTATTTGCATAAGCATATAGCTCCGTTCTTTTGAAAGGCAGCCAACTTATTATGCTCTGATCCAATGAATAGCTGAATCTGATATCCTGAAGTCTAATGTGATCTCCCCGTTCAACCAGTACAGCGGAGTTGGTGTAAAACAAATGTCTGGTAGTAATTGCAGTTTCAGGGAGAGAAGGAACTTGGGTAACCAGCTCATCTCCCGGTTCCAACCACCTTTTTTCAAAGTCCCCATGTCCGATCTGGCCCCTTAATAAACTAAAATAATCTATAGAAGGTCTTCTGTAGTAGTATCCAAACCTATAGGACACGTTGACCGAAAGACTAAAACCACGATAGCTAAAAGTGTTTCTCAATGCTCCAAAATCCGTGGGTCGGGACGATCCGTGAAATTGGATGTTTTCCAAAGTGGAGCCTGATAGAATCGCTGAGTAATTTTCAGAAGTCTCCCCATCCAGAAAACCGATTGGATTTCCAGTATCCGCATTTAACCCTCCCCATGGGTAAGAATAAACTGAAAACAGAGGATTACCTTCCACAGGTATCGGATTGGCATTTGAAAATGATCCGATGAGTGCTGAAGCGTCGTATTCAAGGTCCACAATTTTGACCTCATCAGAAACTCTTGAATAAAATAAATCCGTCTGCCATCCTAAGGCTCCTGTAAGCCAGTCCCCTCCCAGGACCAAATCAAGCCCCCTAGTTTCTGTGGATGCGTAATTGGAAGTGACCCGAAGAAACCCTGATGAGATTGATGGCTCATATTGACCAATCAGGTCTATTCCTGTTTTACGGAAAAATTCCAATGATCCCCGGAACTTCCCTCCTTTGGACTCGAAGTCCATTCCTGAGTTCCATATCCTAACCTTTTCCCAAGTCAAGCCGGGATTGGGTGGATTGGAGATATTAGCACCAGGAATATTGGCAATGAATGAGCTTGCCGGAAAATTGAAATAACTGGCTGTCATGTCTGCAGACAAATTCTTATCCAAATTGCCACTGAATCCGTAACTGGCTTTCAATTTCAAATAAGCTCCACCAAGAAATGAAGAAAATTTTTCTTGGCTGATGGTCCAGCCCAGTCCTGCAGACCAGAGCGGTACTCCCCTGTTGTTGGCATCTACTCCAAAGAAGTTTGATTGATCTTTTCGAATACTGGCGGTGAAATCAAGTTTGTTTTTATAGGTATATCCCCCATTTCCATAAAAAGACACAAATCGGTCTGTAAATCCTGAATGCGCCTGTCTTGGATCAATGGAAAAGGACCGGGAAGGATTGAATTGATAAGGAAACCGGGTCAGGTAATCCATCACCCGACTCGTGGCCAACTGGTCATTATATCCAAAAAACCGGATGGAGTTGCTTTCTCCCTGGAGGTCACGGATTTCAGTTCCTACTATCAGATTTACTTGATGGTCAGCTCCAATTTTTTTTCGATAACTGAGTACGCTCCTTACCGTATGTGAATACGAATCACTTTCATCCAGATCCAGTATTGCCCCTGTCGGGATAGGCCTACTCAGAATTCCATTATCATCAATTTGGGTATATTGATTTACCAAATCTCGAACATAATAAAGTGATTCCGGATTCAGTTCCCTGTTCCTACCTCTATTTGTCCAATATTGATAAGACACCTCAGCCTGAAATCCGGGTAGGATCTGATAACTTAATCCTGTCTGAAACCTTCCATCCAACCTGTCACTTTTATAATCCAGCATCCCTATTTCATTTAAGGGTACATTATTCCAATCCAGCAAGCCAAGCCCGGCCACAGAATTCACATACCTCCGGGATAGGTTGGTATAGACCGGTAGCGGATTGCCCAGATCATCTGCCAATCTGGTGTAAGGATCATTTTGCGGAACTGAAGTACCGGTAATTCCCTTAGCCTTGCTCATATATAGACCTACTGTCCAGTTGAGTTTGTTATTGAGAAATTTCCATGAATTTTTCGCTTGAAGCGTCCATCTGTCGTCTTCATTCCAGTAGACTTCCTGCAGATTTTTGTCATAACCCAGACTGACTGTGTAAGTGTTTGATGTTCCGCCTCCCGTTACAGCCAGTGAATATTGCTGGTTCAACCTTGGTCGGTAATAATAGCGCTGCAACTCGCGGCGAAGGTCTTGATTTCGGTACATATCCAGAGTTTCGTTGCTTTCCTGAGGAGTTATCAATCCATCACGTTCAGCGATCAAGGTCTCCACTACCAAGGGTAATGTAGTTCTGTTTGGACTGATTTCCTGGGATCTGTAGAAATTGGATTCAAATAGACTTTTTTGGATATCGACAAAATCCCCCATATTCATCTGGGAAGCATAAAACATATCCCGTTCCTGAAACAGGTTGACATTGGAATTAAAACTTACCTGTGTGGGAGTAGCTACATTTCCACTTTTCGTTGTGATTACAATTACTCCATTTCCTGCCCGTGCTCCCCATATGGATGCAGCTGCCGCATCTTTGAGTACGGTGATCTGCTCA from Algoriphagus sp. NG3 encodes the following:
- a CDS encoding MauE/DoxX family redox-associated membrane protein; the encoded protein is MSKIFNTILILLWTYTGLDKLIRWDASRKAFLNQPMPNGLEEVLAYAVPIVELLIALLLLFSITRWWGYLGSILLLTVFTTYVGLIWVGAFPRVPCNCAGVIDSMGWAAHFWMNLGLIGVSIVGMRLESQKD
- a CDS encoding RagB/SusD family nutrient uptake outer membrane protein, whose protein sequence is MKNIRSAIVCFCCLALLTSCEEFLDAKPQKSILVPESFLEYEAILDNYSRVNVSAPLPFIYSDDFWTTESNVQRYSPWQQQAYAWNTTPYNLDEIPEDYFNLYRKVFTSNVVLDKLSENPDWTEEEKSNLLGKALFWRAHGYFELAMLFLPHPNAANVSQTQIPLRISSALGNPQGNLTSSEAFEFILNDLQNSLQYLSQTTAYPTQPSIYSGYALMARIHLYLGNYEQAIAFGEKILEGDFELMDYASLNMNPAFPVTNFNSEVVLFTTMTAISVVASNNSAFVDSLLVNSYDTTDFRRELLFLNGAGFQSFKGNYTGRPDVFTGIALDEILLLLAECNVRTGRTEEGLAFLNQLLEMRIEGYEYVGGLDQESALSLVLDHRRKSLVFRGQRWWDLKRFNALDSEVKQLRRIVGGELITFDTKPENFQVSIPTNEIN
- a CDS encoding SusC/RagA family TonB-linked outer membrane protein, which translates into the protein MKKIFILLIGAIWANLLFAQNTSYRLIGKVISKSDNIPLPGAMVTLGEGSKIGIADESGTFELESAAGQYVLRVTYLGMAPVEIEVRLPQSEEITILMDPEVQALHEVTVMSTGYQNLPAERVTGSFVAVDRELVNRRVSTNLIDRLEDVTPGLIFNRGPNTGRNQISIRGRSTLFANASPLIILDNFPYDGPLESINPNDIEQITVLKDAAAASIWGARAGNGVIVITTKSGNVATPTQVSFNSNVNLFQERDMFYASQMNMGDFVDIQKSLFESNFYRSQEISPNRTTLPLVVETLIAERDGLITPQESNETLDMYRNQDLRRELQRYYYRPRLNQQYSLAVTGGGTSNTYTVSLGYDKNLQEVYWNEDDRWTLQAKNSWKFLNNKLNWTVGLYMSKAKGITGTSVPQNDPYTRLADDLGNPLPVYTNLSRRYVNSVAGLGLLDWNNVPLNEIGMLDYKSDRLDGRFQTGLSYQILPGFQAEVSYQYWTNRGRNRELNPESLYYVRDLVNQYTQIDDNGILSRPIPTGAILDLDESDSYSHTVRSVLSYRKKIGADHQVNLIVGTEIRDLQGESNSIRFFGYNDQLATSRVMDYLTRFPYQFNPSRSFSIDPRQAHSGFTDRFVSFYGNGGYTYKNKLDFTASIRKDQSNFFGVDANNRGVPLWSAGLGWTISQEKFSSFLGGAYLKLKASYGFSGNLDKNLSADMTASYFNFPASSFIANIPGANISNPPNPGLTWEKVRIWNSGMDFESKGGKFRGSLEFFRKTGIDLIGQYEPSISSGFLRVTSNYASTETRGLDLVLGGDWLTGALGWQTDLFYSRVSDEVKIVDLEYDASALIGSFSNANPIPVEGNPLFSVYSYPWGGLNADTGNPIGFLDGETSENYSAILSGSTLENIQFHGSSRPTDFGALRNTFSYRGFSLSVNVSYRFGYYYRRPSIDYFSLLRGQIGHGDFEKRWLEPGDELVTQVPSLPETAITTRHLFYTNSAVLVERGDHIRLQDIRFSYSLDQSIISWLPFKRTELYAYANNLGIIWKASSDPLDPDFQNARPLKSLAFGLKLDF